A stretch of Allostreptomyces psammosilenae DNA encodes these proteins:
- a CDS encoding Lrp/AsnC family transcriptional regulator translates to MSNRDRGGEALDEMSKGIIEQLQQDGRRPYAAIGKAVGLSEAAVRQRVQKLLDQGVMQIVAVTDPLQVGFHRQAMIGIRVEGDIEPVADALAAMEEVDYVVVTAGTFDLLAEIVCEDDQHLLDVINKRVRALPAVRSTETFVYLKLRKQTYTWGTR, encoded by the coding sequence ATGTCGAATCGGGACCGTGGTGGGGAAGCGCTGGACGAGATGTCCAAGGGCATCATCGAGCAGCTCCAGCAGGACGGGCGGCGGCCCTACGCGGCGATCGGCAAGGCGGTGGGGCTCTCCGAGGCGGCCGTCCGGCAGCGCGTGCAGAAGCTCCTCGACCAGGGCGTCATGCAGATCGTGGCGGTCACCGACCCCCTCCAGGTGGGGTTCCACCGCCAGGCGATGATCGGCATCCGGGTGGAGGGCGACATCGAGCCGGTCGCCGACGCCCTGGCGGCGATGGAGGAGGTCGACTACGTGGTCGTCACCGCCGGCACCTTCGACCTGCTCGCCGAGATCGTCTGCGAGGACGACCAGCACCTCCTCGACGTGATCAACAAGCGCGTCCGGGCGCTGCCGGCGGTGCGCTCCACGGAGACGTTCGTCTACCTCAAGCTGCGCAAGCAGACCTACACCTGGGGCACCCGCTGA
- a CDS encoding CAP domain-containing protein, translated as MSRHTSGHRSPTSSQGPAPSDGGEAHLTRVERRRRRQARRRARIAVWAVSGVVLTAGTASVAAGILPGTPGAPDALAVAGDDRHDQSARRAAAAAEAGARTTADAGDSPRADRSRRSPEVPEWARPSGDRPRSTAAANPGGRTPSAGSSAGIETPESAASPTEAAQTTGAAQTTEAQTTEAAQAEETPQPQETAQAETPSTDETGTAEPSATPEESESTTAPAQDRAPVESASADPDGTAGSGGAASTGPGSSGATATTSPTATPSAPTSPSPTPTAPSTATTPSTGTTSGADAATQAEARVLELVNEERAAAGCGPVAADAALAELAGAHSADMEARGYFDHTDPDGRTPWDRAEERGIDYLRAENIARGQDTPEAVMEAWMNSSGHRANILNCDLTLLGVGVEYGSGGPWWTQNFG; from the coding sequence ATGTCCCGACATACGAGCGGCCACCGATCCCCGACCTCGTCCCAGGGCCCCGCACCGTCCGACGGTGGCGAGGCGCACCTGACCCGGGTGGAGCGCCGCCGCAGACGGCAGGCCCGACGGCGGGCCCGAATAGCCGTCTGGGCGGTCTCCGGGGTGGTGCTGACGGCCGGCACGGCGAGCGTCGCCGCCGGCATCCTGCCCGGCACGCCGGGCGCCCCCGACGCCCTGGCCGTCGCCGGCGACGACCGGCACGACCAGTCCGCCCGCCGCGCAGCCGCCGCGGCCGAGGCGGGCGCGCGGACCACGGCCGACGCCGGGGACTCGCCGAGGGCCGACCGGTCGCGGCGTTCCCCGGAGGTCCCCGAGTGGGCCCGTCCCTCCGGTGACCGGCCGCGGAGCACGGCCGCCGCGAACCCCGGGGGGCGGACCCCCTCGGCCGGCTCGTCGGCCGGAATAGAGACCCCGGAGAGCGCGGCGTCACCGACCGAGGCGGCGCAGACCACCGGGGCGGCGCAGACCACCGAAGCGCAGACCACCGAGGCCGCGCAGGCGGAGGAGACCCCGCAGCCCCAGGAGACCGCCCAGGCGGAGACTCCGTCGACGGACGAGACCGGCACGGCCGAACCGTCGGCGACGCCGGAGGAGTCGGAGTCCACGACCGCCCCGGCGCAGGACCGCGCGCCCGTCGAATCCGCCTCGGCCGACCCGGACGGCACCGCGGGCAGCGGGGGCGCCGCGAGCACCGGGCCCGGTTCGTCCGGCGCCACGGCGACCACCTCCCCCACGGCCACGCCCTCCGCACCGACCTCGCCCTCCCCCACGCCCACGGCTCCCAGCACCGCCACCACACCCAGCACCGGCACCACGTCCGGCGCGGACGCGGCCACCCAGGCCGAGGCCCGGGTGCTGGAACTGGTGAACGAGGAGCGGGCGGCGGCGGGCTGCGGCCCGGTGGCCGCCGACGCGGCGCTGGCCGAGCTCGCCGGGGCGCACAGCGCGGACATGGAGGCCCGGGGCTACTTCGACCACACCGACCCGGACGGCCGCACGCCGTGGGACCGTGCCGAGGAGCGCGGCATCGACTACCTGCGCGCGGAGAACATCGCGCGCGGGCAGGACACCCCCGAGGCGGTCATGGAGGCGTGGATGAACAGCTCCGGCCACCGCGCCAACATCCTCAACTGCGACCTCACCCTGCTGGGGGTCGGCGTCGAGTACGGCTCCGGCGGCCCGTGGTGGACGCAGAACTTCGGCTGA